The Chiloscyllium plagiosum isolate BGI_BamShark_2017 chromosome 4, ASM401019v2, whole genome shotgun sequence region CCCTCAGCCGGCCGAGATCCTGCTGGGCAGGTGCCAGCCCGGGGACCTGGTGGAGTTTGTGGCGGCGGGTCAGTGCCCGCACTGGGTTGTCTACGTGGGCGACTTCCAGGTGGTTCACCTGCACCAGGCGGAGATCCGCAACGACTTCCTGACGGACGCCAGCCAGGGCCGGAGGGGCCGCCTGGTCAGCCAGCGGTACCGCTTCAAGGCGCTGCCGGCGGACGCGGTGGTCCGGGCCGCCCTGCAGCAGGTCGGTGTACGGGGGGCTCAGCTCCGCTGGAGCAGCTCCGAGTGCTTCGCGGCGTGGTGCCGCTGCGGGCGCCGGGAGTTCAAGGTCGGCGGGGAGCTCCGCATCGGCAAGCAGCCGTACCGCCTGCAGCTTCACCTGTCCGAGCACAGCAGCCACACGCTCGAGTTCCAGAGCCTGCACGACCTGGTCCTGGAGAAACGCCGCAACGACCAAATCGGCAAAGTTGCTCTGATCCGCGAGCTTGCCGCTCACCTACACGGCGACGAGCAGCAGAGGACTGACCACCCACACCCCCACTGAAGGCCTGGCACTGACCCCACCATCCCAATACTGAGAGGGTTAAACCTGGGACTGACCCCACCATCCCAATACTGAGAGGGTTAAGCCTGGGACTGACCCCACCAAACCAATACTGAGGGGGTTAAACCTGGGAGTGACCCCACCATCTCAATACTGAGAGGGTTACACTTGACCCCACCATCCCAACACTGAGAGGATTACACTGATCCCACCATCCCAATACTGAGAGGGTTAAACCAGGGACTGACCCCACCATCCCAATACTGAGAGGGTTAAACCTGGGACTGACCCCACCATCCCAATACTGAGAGGGTTAG contains the following coding sequences:
- the LOC122549178 gene encoding protein LRATD2-like gives rise to the protein MGNQVERLTHLSYAEVPTAEPAGTEPGPRIGVSYIFSVDEDDELGEEPVAGEVGPDRRSAPGGDREHERDKEEEGGGGGGDRDRDTYDLLNEVECSVYYRDQCIYEKRRRAGRSAKGDGQELLTPQPAEILLGRCQPGDLVEFVAAGQCPHWVVYVGDFQVVHLHQAEIRNDFLTDASQGRRGRLVSQRYRFKALPADAVVRAALQQVGVRGAQLRWSSSECFAAWCRCGRREFKVGGELRIGKQPYRLQLHLSEHSSHTLEFQSLHDLVLEKRRNDQIGKVALIRELAAHLHGDEQQRTDHPHPH